One Macadamia integrifolia cultivar HAES 741 unplaced genomic scaffold, SCU_Mint_v3 scaffold_170A, whole genome shotgun sequence genomic window carries:
- the LOC122071002 gene encoding glutamine synthetase cytosolic isozyme 1: MSLLTDLLNLNLSDVTEKVIAEYIWIGGSGLDIRGKARTLSGPVDDPAKLPKWNYDGSSTGQAPGEDSEVILYPQAIFKDPFRRGNNILVMCDTYTPAGEPIPTNKRYNAAKIFSHPDVVAEVPWYGIEQEYTLLQKEVKWPLGWPVGGFPGPQGPYYCSIGADKSFGRDIVDAHYKACLYAGVNISGINGEVMPGQWEFQVGPSVGISAGDELWIARYILERITEIAGVVLSFDPKPIQGDWNGAGAHTNYSTKSMRSDGGYEVIKKAIDKLGLRHKEHIAAYGEGNERRLTGRHETADINTFKWGVANRGASIRVGRDTEKSGKGYFEDRRPASNMDPYVVTSMIAETTILWKP, translated from the exons ATGTCGCTGCTCACAGATCTTCTCAACTTGAACCTCTCCGACGTTACAGAGAAGGTTATTGCTGAGTACATATG GATCGGTGGATCTGGGTTGGACATCAGGGGTAAAGCAAGG ACTCTTTCTGGGCCAGTTGATGATCCGGCAAAGCTACCAAAATGGAACTATGATGGGTCGAGCACTGGACAAGCTCCAGGAGAGGACAGTGAAGTGATCTTATA TCCACAGGCAATCTTCAAGGACCCTTTCAGGAGGGGCAACAATATCCTT GTTATGTGTGATACTTACACCCCAGCTGGAGAACCGATTCCCACCAACAAGAGATATAATGCTGCAAAGATTTTCAGCCACCCTGATGTTGTTGCTGAAGTACCCTG GTATGGAATAGAGCAAGAGTACACCCTTTTGCAAAAGGAGGTTAAGTGGCCCCTTGGGTGGCCTGTGGGAGGTTTTCCTGGCCCTCAG GGACCATACTACTGCAGTATTGGTGCTGACAAATCCTTCGGCCGAGATATTGTTGATGCTCATTACAAAGCATGCCTCTACGCAGGCGTCAACATCAGCGGTATCAATGGAGAAGTGATGCCAGGCCAG TGGGAATTTCAAGTTGGCCCTTCTGTTGGCATTTCTGCTGGGGATGAATTATGGATTGCTCGCTACATTTTGGAG AGAATTACAGAGATAGCTGGTGTTGTTCTCTCTTTCGATCCAAAGCCTATCCAG GGTGACTGGAATGGAGCTGGTGCTCACACAAATTACAG CACCAAATCCATGAGAAGTGATGGAGGATATGAGGTTATCAAGAAGGCAATTGACAAGCTTGGGCTGAGGCACAAGGAGCACATTGCTGCTTATGGTGAAGGCAATGAGCGCAGACTCACCGGGCGACATGAAACTGCTGATATCAACACATTCAAATGG GGAGTTGCAAACCGTGGAGCTTCTATCAGAGTTGGTCGTGACACAGAGAAAAGTGGTAAAGGTTATTTTGAGGACAGGAGGCCTGCGTCGAACATGGATCCCTATGTGGTCACTTCCATGATTGCGGAGACCACCATCCTATGGAAACCATGA
- the LOC122070991 gene encoding ankyrin repeat-containing protein At2g01680-like, whose product MEPKFLRLICHQSLFSAVRSGNIDYLKLILERGSNGGEGDDRASIPALMALGNDAGQTPLYIAAENNLEDVFKYLVNFCDLQTVMIRSKFDMDAFHVAASRGNLGVVNEFLSRWPELCKSCDATNTSPLYSAARKDHLEVVNAILDADESTMRIVRKNGKTVLHNVVRYGLDRIVRALIDRDPEIVSIKDKKGQTALHMAVKGQNPYIVEEILSADLSILNARDKKGNTALHVATRKCRPQIVILLLEYASVEVNAINCQNETVMDLAEKLRYGEPALEIVEALTEAGAKLARHVGQVDETMELKRTVSHIKHEVQSQLVQNAKTDRRVSGIKKELRKLHREAVQNTTNSVTVVAVLFASIAFMAIFNLPGQYFRDGTDVGEAQIANYVGFRVFCLLNATSLFISLAVVVVQISLIAWDTRAQKQVVSVVNKLMWAACISTCGSFLSLAFVVVGKHSSWMAITITVLGTPILVGTLASMCYFVFRQHFRISGDDSQRRIRRSGGSKSFSWSRHSGFSDPDAYDSEKIYAL is encoded by the exons ATGGAGCCCAAATTTCTTCGACTCATCTGTCACCAGTCCTTATTCTCCGCCGTACGATCTGGTAATATCGATTACCTaaagctcatccttgaaagaggATCCAATGGGGGTGAAGGAGATGATAGAGCTTCAATCCCTGCCTTAATGGCTTTGGGAAATGACGCCGGTCAGACGCCTCTGTACATCGCTGCTGAAAATAATCTAGAAGATGTCTTCAAGTACTTGGTGAACTTCTGTGACCTTCAGACCGTGATGATCAGATCCAAGTTCGATATGGATGCATTTCATGTCGCTGCTTCGCGCGGGAACTTGG GGGTCGTGAACGAGTTTTTGAGCAGGTGGCCTGAGCTTTGTAAATCATGTGATGCCACAAACACAAGCCCTCTTTATTCAGCTGCTCGAAAGGACCACTTGGAGGTGGTGAATGCCATATTAGATGCTGATGAAAGCACAATGAGGATTGTgagaaaaaatgggaaaacTGTGCTGCACAATGTTGTTAGGTATGGCCTTGATCGAATAGTAAGAGCTCTTATAGACAGAGATCCAGAAATTGTTTCTATTAAAGACAAGAAGGGCCAGACTGCACTTCACATGGCTGTTAAAGGTCAGAATCCTTATATAGTAGAGGAAATATTATCTGCTGATCTTTCAATACTTAATGCACGCGATAAGAAGGGAAATACAGCTCTGCATGTAGCCACAAGGAAATGCCGTCCACAG ATAGTGATCCTTCTACTGGAATATGCTTCTGTAGAGGTCAATGCTATTAATTGTCAGAATGAAACTGTGATGGACTTGGCAGAGAAACTCCGGTATGGAGAACCTGCATTGGAAATTGTAGAAGCTCTAACAGAAGCTGGCGCAAAACTTGCTAGGCACGTAGGCCAAGTGGATGAGACCATGGAGCTGAAAAGAACTGTTAGTCATATAAAGCATGAAGTACAATCACAACTAGTACAGAATGCAAAGACTGACAGAAGAGTGTCTGGGATTAAGAAAGAGCTGAGGAAACTGCACAGAGAAGCTGTCCAGAACACCACCAATTCTGTGACAGTCGTTGCTGTTTTGTTTGCCTCCATTGCTTTCATGGCTATATTTAACTTACCTGGTCAATATTTTCGGGATGGAACAGATGTTGGGGAAGCTCAAATAGCTAATTATGTTGGGTTTCGTGTGTTCTGCCTTTTGAATGCTACATCTCTGTTCATTTCTCTGGCTGTTGTTGTGGTTCAGATCAGTTTGATTGCCTGGGATACCAGAGCTCAGAAACAGGTGGTTTCGGTAGTGAACAAACTAATGTGGGCAGCCTGCATTAGCACATGTGGGTCTTTTCTCTCACTAGCTTTCGTGGTAGTGGGAAAACACAGCTCTTGGATGGCTATTACTATAACAGTTCTGGGTACACCCATCCTTGTTGGGACTCTTGCTAGCATGTGTTACTTTGTTTTCCGTCAACATTTTAGAATATCTGGTGATGATTCTCAGAGACGAATAAGAAGGTCTGGTGGTAGCAAATCCTTTTCATGGTCTCGACACTCTGGCTTTTCAGATCCAGATGCTTATGACTCAGAGAAGATCTACGCTTTGTAA